In Silene latifolia isolate original U9 population chromosome 6, ASM4854445v1, whole genome shotgun sequence, the genomic window GCCAAGGGCAATCCTGGACATATCCTTCGGCCAGCACCAAACGGGATCAAGTCAAAGTCACGGCCCTTAACATCAATTTTAGATCCTAAAAATCTCTCTGGCTCAAAGGATTCAGCATTCTTCCAGGTATTGGGATCTCTCCCAATTGCCCAGGCATTGACTAATACTTGTGCATTTTTTGGAACTGTATAGTTGAATAACTTAACATCAGAATCCATTTTTCTTGGTAGCAGCAAGGGCACAGGTGGGTGTAGTCTGAACGATTCCTTGACGATTGCTTGCAAGTATGGCAGCCGGGTTATGTCTTGCTCTTCTAGTGAGTTCCCTTTTCCAATTACTTCATGCAACTCTGCTTGTGCTTTCTTCAGTTTTTCAGGGTGGCGAAGTAGTTCCGCCATTGCCCACTCTAGGGATGTCGTTGTTGTGTCTGTCCCTGCAGCAAAAAGGTCCTGCACAAAAATAATTACCACTTTCAGTATGTTGAATGGCAAGAACTGAATGGAATGCCTAAAAGAATAGGAAGAAATAGAATTTGCAAATTTGACCCGAACCAATTGATGTCATCCCAGATCCAAATAGATCCAAACAGAATAGTCAAAAAATGAGCCAAGACCCTAATTGACATGACCCGACTGTGTCCAGTCTGAACTCTGAACTTTATtagactttaaatgacccgaTCCAAACCACCAAATCCAAAAATAACCCCATGCAAATGACATGAATTGTCCTGAAATACGATACCTAAGATTGTCTACTTAATAAGTAGCAAAAAAAATCTAATTCAGACCCAAAATAACGAAATTATAACACTCTAAATCATGCGACTTAACACCATGAATGACCTGTTAACAGGGAAGAAGAGTTATTTACCACCAACAAGTTAGGAACTTGTGATTTTGGAATTTCTTCAGCTTTTTCTTGATCAATGCCTAACAATGCATCAAGAGCATCAAAATCTTTAGTTGCCCCTGCTGGTCTCTGGCCCTTCAACCGCTGATCAATCAGGCTGTTGAAGAGATCCATCATCTTCCCAAAGTGAAACTCCGTGCGTCGTCTTATCCCTTGTGGGTCTATTCGTTTAAATATCGGATAATAATCTGCCACGTTGGGTTTCCCTACTTCCTCCATGATTCCCCGTATAGTGACTCTAAATTGACGGGCAAATTCCGACGTAGGATCTCCCATGTCCATTGAGAAAAAGGTGCTAGATAACAAATTAAGAGTAGTAGTGAAGGCTGCTTGTGCAAACTCCACTGCTAAACCAGCCTCACTACACTTGTCAACATAGGAAAGAAGATGTTTGACCTTACTTTTTCTAAGGCTTTGACTGGCATCGAGTCTACTGGTGGAAAATACTTGAGAATTGCAGACTTTACGCAGGTTTCGCCATTCTGTCGAATATGGCAACCAGGCTACTGAGTTTTCATTATGTTTGTATGCACAAAGGGCGTCAACAACATTCCGGGTAGAGAAGGAAATGTCGTTCTTTTGAAGGGCTTCTCTAGCCATGGTTGATGATGAAATGATCACGGTTGGAACCCGGCCTAACCGAAGCATCATGAGTGGGCCATAAGTCTTGGATAACTCAGCCAGGGAAATGTGTGGCTTGTTGCCAAGGCTAAAGAGGTTACCAACGAAGGGTAGAGGGGGAGGACCTGGTGGTAGCACCCTGGAATCTTTCTTTGCTGTTGAAAAGAGGAAGTGGATTGCAAAGCATATTGGTAGAAGACACAGCACAATTGTCAGGTAATCCATCTTACATGAACTGTGTTTTAGTATCTTTGTTAATGTCAATTTGGTGTTGAGTGCAAAATTTTGTGTGTATTTTTAGCTATTGATAGAAGTGAGTTTCTTGATGAATCGAGTTGCATGCACACTTGTTTTATAGTCATATCTGATGGGAAATGAAGTGACCATATTCTATTTTACTTTTTGGTCTGTCGTTTGTTTACCTTTACTTAAAATAACcctcataaaaatccaaaaaaaatgaacaaatgaTTGATACAGAGTACTTGGGGAAATTCGATCAAATTTTGTGAGAATAAAAAAATGAACAAATGATTGATGTAGAGGGAGTACTTAGGGAAATTCGTTCAAATTTTGTGATACGGTTGGAAATAAATCAAGAATTATTTTTAACATGGAATAGTATCAATTATGATCCTCTGCGATTAATTACCATTGTTATACTCTCTAGTATGTACTACTCCATCATTTAACTCCAACTTATCCATTTGTTCTTTGGAGGTCAAAGTTTCTTTAGTAAGTCTcctaagagaccgtctctcttaGGTATTTGTGAAGTTTCTAAACTTTGACCATATATATGTCCAAAAATATCAAATATTAAAATATGGCACTTATGGATTTACAGCTGTTGTCAAAAAAACCTTCTataaaaaatattttcaaaaaaagataataaccttTATAAAGCAGCTCACTGCATAATTCTTCGTGATTTCTTCCCTTCTTAAAATTATGGATTTATGGATTTGGATGATTTTAATTTTTTGGGGTCATTTTATGATATTTTACTGGGAGACTTCTCGTTTTCACCGGACAAAAATCCTCTTCCAAATGTTTTTGTTTCACTAACATTTATACTAGTACTCCGTAACAATTAAAGTACTCTATTATATGAAAAAAAATTGATTGGATACCCAGGGGCGAATTCAATGAGTAGCAAAGGGTAGCAATCGCTACcccaatgaaaaaaaaaatattgtttgCGCATTTAAGCTGCTACCCCAAGTATGACTGTAATGAATAAATAAAACACGGCGCCTATTGTATGCATGAAAGCTTGTGTGTTCCAGCGGTAAGAGATGTGTTAGATTATCAGGTAGAGCAGGGTTCGAATCCCGGTATCTACATAATGCACAAattttttttccttgtttttcatATCATTAAATGATCTTTAAATGGTGTGAGGGAATCcgaaataaattataaattaagCTCCCACGctacaataattattatttagCTTCTCTTCCTAGTTCCTTTGATGAGTTATTTATTTCAAATTTTTGATGTCCATTATATTTATGCATTGGGACTTTGTGCTTCTATTTTACCTGATAATTTTATCATAATTGTATGGAAAATAAAATGAAGATAATTGGTCAATTCATAACATGAATTTTAAGTAATTACATAGTACACCCTCCGTCTCAGTCAATAGTCaatagtcaatagtttacacttgctTTATTTCCTTCTCACAAAATAAAGTGTAAACTATTCAACGGGACAGAGAGAGTAATGGTTAAGCCTTTTTTTGTATACTATCATAAgttgttaaattataaaatgagaaTATTAAGTTAGTCCGGAGCACTCATTCATTAAAGCGTTTGTATTTTGAATTTCTATACGGTATGTAACACATTTTTTTCACAACTTTCCTTTTTCCTTATAATAATCCATTTCATATTTTCGCTACCCCAAACTTGAAATCCTGAGTCACTTTGGATACCACATATTATTGAGTCACAGAACAACAAAGTTTAATCATCAACATATATGGCATAAATGGTACGTTCATCTAATTCTATCTActatatcatcaacatatataGCACATATTAATCACACCATCACTTTCATTTTATGGACATCCCATTATATCATCACCAAACTTTGTGTACTATGCCAATGAAAGCCTAAGAGTCGTGTAATATACTTCCTCCATCCATTTTTGACTTCGTTCTTTCCAATTATTTgctcattattttatttttatttttgaacttgctactttaatctttcctttttCGTCTGTTTTTTATGGCTATTATAATTTTGAATCTCATATCTTTTCTTTGATTTTATTTTGCATCGCAATCATGAAACCCTTTTTGTGCCTAATGAGACATGAAAATTAATAATGAATGAAAGGGAGTGGTTTTTTCTGGAATGATGTGAGATATATCGGGATCACATGATTTTGTGGCTCTTCATTTTAACTTACTCTAGTTTAATTAGTCACATTTTTAGGTCTACATTTTCACTAGTTGTAAATATGAAAAAGAGTTAAAAACTCGAACAATCTCACATTTAAATTAATTTCCTTTTCCCCAAATTTTTTTTAAATTCCTAATTAAAATGTTGTCACTATGTTGACTCATAGATGTCCAATTTCACTTAATTTTAAGAGACAACACAACCTATATTTGTGTAATTGTGTTCAAAATAAACTTTGTTGTAATTAAAAGGTCATAACTGACTAGTGTTTGGCAGTCTGGTTGTTGTGAACTTGACTGCTGTTATGTCTAGTGTATCCCTGCATGCATGTATTGTAGAGACATTTTTCTCCTGACTCACTGGCTCTTAAACACACTACTTATTACGGAGTATTTGCTTTTCTTGTGACTACAATACCCAAAACATTGTTTGCCTATATTTTCCTATAGAACCGACTTACACATATAAAACGGATCTATCAATTACAAATAATGACCCATTTAAATGAAAAGTTAGTTACTTAAAAGAGCCGGttataacacaaattcttgtttgtgacggcacatatccgtcactcttgagtgacggataccattttaccttacaaagtacccactttttctctctctgcaacactattcatgtggtcccctttctccactaacccattttgttaccattttatctcacaaaatatccgccacaaatggtaatccgtcacaagggagaccaattacGGTTGTAAAACATCTTGTGTAAGGCCGCCAATTTGTACTAAAAGAACACACTATTGAAATAATGACTTTTGTACTAAACTAGGAAAAGTCTTAGACATGTGTAAAATAAGACAaaaagtcttgcttgtgacgaacACTATTCGTGACAAGTTAAAGACGGATAGTGTCTCTTTCACAATAGGCAAGTGAGAGGGCAAGTGGGAGGGAAATGGAGCACCTTATGGATAGTgtcacttgcatattgtgagagggacactatcgatcttcaacttgtgacggatagtactcgtcttcaatgagaatttgtgaaaataaGCCTACTTTGGCAGAATTTGTTTCTACTGTAACGCAACTTTGTTGATGAATGCGAAAAATGCACGTCGTGAGCATTAGAGAGGGAAATGATAATGCATCTACACTTTTATTTGATGTCAcaaaagtactccctcctatttgcTACTCCcttcataccacaccaatggtaatatTGAGAATCTTAGCATTATTCATGATCGTAGAAAattttcgatattattcttattctataagacaaaatataatcATGTAAGATTTTGTTTGATTTATCATCATGAATGCtataaaaatatcaaatttttataatttttaataatgtgtaactaaagatattcacgttacaaaatgtatacaagtgtgaaaaagtcaatgttaccattggtgtggtatgcaGGGAGTATAAGGTTCCACTTTGTCTTTGACACGATACTTAAGGAATATtattaaaaatgaataaaggacattGATGAGGTGGATGATAAGAGAGATGGATGAattattaggagttaaataagaaATTGTGAGGTCAAACCATtaatgaaagtaataaaataagagtaaaagagttgtgtggggtttggtgataggagagagggatgaataaaataagagtaaaagttaccgaaaaaggaaaaggaatattacttgaataatccgttcgggaaagagggaacattataacAAATATGGAGAGCATAAGCTAAGTTTTAGGGTACACTACGATTTACTCTCTCAAAAACATAAGAACATCTCCAATGGTTACCAAAAGACAACTGCAAATAAAAAAAGATTTATTTCTACCTACTTAACTATCAGAAGACTCCACATCAACTAGCTtaaattgagctagtagcttaaaAAAGAatgtaaccaatagaaaaatagtGGGTGTGTTAAAAATCCAATCAATTCTACTAAGTAAATTAGCTAATCATTGTAGCAAATTATAGCTTAAAATTGTTGTAACTTGAAAAATTAATGTGTCAAAAATAAGCTAATAACAACTAACTTAACCAGATGCTCTTAacattaatactccctccaatccacacCAAACTCCCCATTCACTTTTTGGAGGTCAAACTTCGAAAATTTTGACCGTTAATTCACTCAAAACTATAAATCattgaaaaataaaaattacatatttAGTTTTGTTATGAAAATATCTTTCACAAAATTATATTTTTTGTGAAAAATTTATACGTTTAAGGGGATTAAAACTTACAGCGTTATCGAAGACCACCCAAAAGCAAATGGGGAGTTTGgtgtggattggagggagtattttagTGGTGACATTGTACCTTCCCATTGTAGGACTTAGGAGTTTGGGACGGACCCACGTGGGGGCAAGTGCCTTCCCCCCTTCCCAAGAAACAAAAATTAAGAGTACGGGCCCCTACTGCTAATTTCGAGACAAACAATAAGTACGCTACACTGTAAGTCTGTAACTACTAGAGTAGGCAATGGGCGGCGCGTCGCGCGCGTCTGTCAAATCTTCCCAAAATTGGTCCGCCCAAAGCACGAATATTGGGCTCTCGGGCCGTCACGTCGTGCGCCCACTCGATCCAAACCTACGCTGCGGCCCGCTCAAAGGCACGGCCATTTTTCGTCTTCGGCCGTCTGCCCATGGGCTTTTCGTGCCTTGTCAGGTAAGCCGGCTCCATGTGtctttaatatttttttatttacaaaaaaacgttatataattgataaatttttagtactttttgtttaataaatgacgATTAATGggttaaatatatattttattaaatattaatgtactttttgtttaataaatgatgattaatggtttaaatatatattttattaactattaatgtactttttgtttaataaataattATCAACGGACCATTCTTCGGGTCGGGCCGTGCCAAGCCCGTCGTGCCTGGTGCGTGCCGGGCTCCACCTTGTCAGGTTGTCGTGCCAGCACGAATTTCTCAAGAAAATCGCGTCGGAGCCGCCTCAAGCCCGGTCGTGCCGTCCGTGCTTCCTCATTTTCTCGCCGGTAGGGCCGTGCCGTGCCGTGGGCCGTGCCTAGTCGTGCCGCCCACCAGCCCGCGGCCCTTTATGCCAACTCTAGTAACTACTCACTAATAATCATAtatttcctccattcaac contains:
- the LOC141587314 gene encoding geraniol 8-hydroxylase-like — protein: MDYLTIVLCLLPICFAIHFLFSTAKKDSRVLPPGPPPLPFVGNLFSLGNKPHISLAELSKTYGPLMMLRLGRVPTVIISSSTMAREALQKNDISFSTRNVVDALCAYKHNENSVAWLPYSTEWRNLRKVCNSQVFSTSRLDASQSLRKSKVKHLLSYVDKCSEAGLAVEFAQAAFTTTLNLLSSTFFSMDMGDPTSEFARQFRVTIRGIMEEVGKPNVADYYPIFKRIDPQGIRRRTEFHFGKMMDLFNSLIDQRLKGQRPAGATKDFDALDALLGIDQEKAEEIPKSQVPNLLVDLFAAGTDTTTTSLEWAMAELLRHPEKLKKAQAELHEVIGKGNSLEEQDITRLPYLQAIVKESFRLHPPVPLLLPRKMDSDVKLFNYTVPKNAQVLVNAWAIGRDPNTWKNAESFEPERFLGSKIDVKGRDFDLIPFGAGRRICPGLPLAIRMLHLMLGSLIHGFDWKLEDGLTPENMDMEEKFGLTSEKLQRLRAIPIPHPL